Sequence from the Streptomyces mobaraensis NBRC 13819 = DSM 40847 genome:
CCGCCGGCGCAGCCGGTGAGCAGCAGTGCCGCCGCGCCCGTCAGCAGCGCGCGTCTGCGGGGGCCGCGGGCCCGCGCCGTCGTCATGAACGCCACGTTCCACTTCCTGCCGGTGGTCGTCGGGGCACCGTCGCGGGACCAGGGGTCGTGATCACCGTTCGTGAGCGTACCGGCGCCCGGCGGGTGTCCCGCGGACGAAGGCACCGAATCGTCAGCCGGGTGCCGGAACGGATAGGCTTTGACCTGACACGCGACTTTCCCACAACAGCACACGCGGCCGAGGAGTCACCCGGATGAGCACCACCCAGAGCGAGCGGCTCCGCGAGCTGCTCGCCCCTCTCGTCAGCGCACGGGAGTTGGATCTGGAAGAGGTCGAAGTGACACCGGCCGGAAAACGGCGTGTGCTGCGCATCGTGGTGGATTCCGACGACGGCGTCCAGCTGGACGAGTGCGCCGAGCTGAGCCGGGAGGTCTCCGCGAAGCTCGACGAGAGCGACGTCATGGGCGGCGCCCCGTACGTCCTGGAGGTCACCTCCCCCGGCGCCGACCGCCCCCTCACCCTGCACCGGCACTACGTCCGGGCCACCGGCCGGCTGATCAAGGCCCAGCTCACCGCGGGCGGCGAGCTGGTCGCGCGGATCGTCGCCGTGGACGACGAGGGGCTGGATGTGGAAGTGCCGGGTGTGAAGGGACGCAAGCCCACCGCCCGGCGGCTCGCCTTCGACGAGATCGCGAAGGCCCGCGTGGAGATCGAGTTCAACCGACCGTCCGGTGCGGGGGCCGCCCAGGCCGAAGCGGAAACCGACGAGAATCAAGAGGAGGCGTAGCCGTGGACATCGACATGAGTGCCCTGCGGGGCCTGGTGCGAGAGAAGGAGATCTCCTTCGACCTGCTGGTCGAGGCGATCGAGTCGGCCCTCCTCATCGCGTACCACCGCACCGAGGGAAGCCGCCGCCGGGCCCGCGTGGAGCTGGACCGGTCCACCGGCCACGTCACGGTCTGGGCCAAGGAGGACCCGCAGGACCTCGCCGAGGGCGAGGAGCCGCGCGAGTTCGACGACACCCCGTCCGGCTTCGGCCGGATCGCCGCGACCACCGCCAAGCAGGTCATCCTCCAGCGTCTGCGCGACGCCGAGGACGAGATCACTTTCGGTGAGTTCGCCGGCCGTGAGGGCGACGTCGTCGCCGGTGTCGTCCAGCAGGGCAAGGATCCCAAGAACGTCCTGGTCGACATCGGCAAGCTGGAGGCCATCCTGCCGGTGCAGGAGCAGGTCCCCGGCGAGGACTACACCCACGGCACCCGGCTGCGCACCTACGTCGTCCGGGTCGCCAAGGGCGTCCGCGGCCCGTCCGTGACGCTCTCGCGGACCCACCCCAACCTGGTGAAGAAGCTCTTCGCCATGGAGGTCCCGGAGATCGCCGACGGTTCGGTGGAGATCGCGGCCATCGCCCGCGAGGCCGGCCACCGCACCAAGATCGCCGTCCGTTCGACCCGCTCCGGGCTGAACGCCAAGGGCGCCTGCATCGGCCCGATGGGCGGCCGCGTCCGCGCGGTGATGGCGGAGCTCAACGGCGAGAAGATCGACATCGTCGACTGGTCGGACGACCCGGCGGAGCTCGTCGCCCACGCGCTGTCCCCCGCCCGGGTGAGCAAGGTCGAGGTCGTGGACCTCGCCGCCCGCTCGGCCCGGGTGACCGTGCCGGACTACCAGCTGTCGCTCGCCATCGGCAAGGAGGGGCAGAACGCCCGCCTGGCCGCGCGGCTCACCGGCTGGCGGATCGACATCCGGCCGGACACCGAGCACACCGAGCAGCAGGACAAGCCGGAGTAAGCCCGCGCTCGGCGCGGGCGGATGGAAGCACTCGGGGGCGCGCGGCACGGAGCCGGCGCCGGTTCGCCACCTCGCGCCCCCGGCGCGATCCGTGGGTGGAACCCCCGGGAAACCGCCGCCCGCGCGCCGCGAGTCAAAAAGCATACGTAGCCGATCTGTGCCCCAAAGGGGTGAGCCCGGCTCGGGGAGGTAGACTTAACCAGTGTCTGGCCGGACGCATGCCCGCGCATGCCCTCAGCGCACCTGTGTGGGGTGCCGGGAGCGAGCGGCCAAGGGCGATCTGTTGCGGATCGTGCTGATCGAGGGCGCCTGCGTCCCCGATCCGCGCGGTACGCTGCCCGGCCGGGGTGCCTCCGTGCACCCCACACTGGTCTGTCTCGACCTGGCGGTCCGCCGCCGGGCGTTCCCCCGGGCCTTCAAAAGCCCGGGACCGCTGGACACCGCGGAACTGCGCCGTCACATCGAGACGATCAGGCAGTAAGAAGAGTTGGACCCCGCATCAGCGGGGATGTCCCAGGCACGGGTACCCGGTACCCGTGCGGTCAGGTACCTCGCGATTTGGAAGTAGGTCGAGATTGCGATGAGCACTCGATGAGTACGCGATGAGTACGCCCATGAAGTAGCGACGGTCCGGTTGACAACCCGGACCTAGAAGGAGCGAAGTGGCTAAGGTCCGGGTATACGAACTCGCCAAGGAGTTCGGAGTGGAGAGCAAGGTCGTCATGGCCAAGCTCCAAGAACTTGGTGAATTCGTCCGTTCGGCGTCCTCGACGATCGAGGCGCCGGTCGTCCGTAAACTGACTGACGCGCTGCAGGGGCCCGGCGGCAACGCCGGCAAGTCCGCTGCCAAGCCCGCGGCGCCGCGCAAGGCGGCCCCCGCGAAGCCGGGCGCGCCCACTCCGGGTGCCCCGCGCCCCGCCGCACCGGCCCCGAAGCCGGCCGCGGCCCCCACCCCCACCCCCAAGCCCGCCGGTGGCGCCCCCACCCCGGGTCCCCGTCCGGGTCCGAAGCCGGCCCCGGCGAAGCCCGCCCCGGTCACCCCGGTGCCCGCCGCGGAGTTCTCCGCGCCCGCTCCGGCCCAGCCCGCCGCCCCGCAGCAGCCCGGCGCCCCGCGCCCGGCCGCTCCCGGCCCGCGCCCCGGCGCCCGTCCGGGCCCGGCGGGTCAGCAGCGTGACGGCGGCCAGGGCCAGCGTGCCCCCCGTCCGGGCCAGGGCGGTGCCCGTCCCGGCGGTCGTCCGGCCGGTCCCCGT
This genomic interval carries:
- the nusA gene encoding transcription termination factor NusA, which translates into the protein MDIDMSALRGLVREKEISFDLLVEAIESALLIAYHRTEGSRRRARVELDRSTGHVTVWAKEDPQDLAEGEEPREFDDTPSGFGRIAATTAKQVILQRLRDAEDEITFGEFAGREGDVVAGVVQQGKDPKNVLVDIGKLEAILPVQEQVPGEDYTHGTRLRTYVVRVAKGVRGPSVTLSRTHPNLVKKLFAMEVPEIADGSVEIAAIAREAGHRTKIAVRSTRSGLNAKGACIGPMGGRVRAVMAELNGEKIDIVDWSDDPAELVAHALSPARVSKVEVVDLAARSARVTVPDYQLSLAIGKEGQNARLAARLTGWRIDIRPDTEHTEQQDKPE
- a CDS encoding YlxR family protein — protein: MSGRTHARACPQRTCVGCRERAAKGDLLRIVLIEGACVPDPRGTLPGRGASVHPTLVCLDLAVRRRAFPRAFKSPGPLDTAELRRHIETIRQ
- the rimP gene encoding ribosome maturation factor RimP translates to MSTTQSERLRELLAPLVSARELDLEEVEVTPAGKRRVLRIVVDSDDGVQLDECAELSREVSAKLDESDVMGGAPYVLEVTSPGADRPLTLHRHYVRATGRLIKAQLTAGGELVARIVAVDDEGLDVEVPGVKGRKPTARRLAFDEIAKARVEIEFNRPSGAGAAQAEAETDENQEEA